Genomic segment of Funiculus sociatus GB2-C1:
CTTCTGCCTTCGTCATCATTCTTTGGGCAGAAAGGTTAGTCCCTGTAATGGCGACAATGGGATTTAGTTGGAGTATTTCCACTTGCTGCATGGATTGAAGGTTGGAATCTCCAACTTTGTAACCCTTCAAACCTTGACTTCATCGGCGAAACTTGCCCAACGGACGAAGTGAAACGGGCCTGCGACTGAACCCCAAATATGCTCATCGGTTTGGGGGTCGCGTCCCCGGTCAAGGCTGATAAATTTGGTGTCGTCAATCTCGAAGGTGCTGTCAAGATAGGTGTTTTGACCTTTGCGAACCACGATGCAAGCTTTACCGGGTTCGACGTGACCTTTGAAGCTGCTGCCCGTCCACTCAACTATCATGTTGCAACCGGGTAATTTCTCCAGATTTTCTGCTTTCAGGGTTTGCAGGCGGTTTAAATCGCGGGAAGCACCGTAGAACTGTTCTTCTGGCTTAACGGTGTAGTTTTCGATTTCGATGCGATCGCCTACTGCAATCAACTTTAAAACCCGCAGCCGATACGGGTCATTAATCATATAGTCATAAGCTTGTTCGACAATTAAACTCACGCCTGAGAGCAGTTCTAGAGGCAAAGGGCGCATACAGACGCGAATATGGGCAAAAAAGGGCGGATTCTCAAAAGCTTGTGCTTGATTGCTGAAGTCGGCTGCCATCAAGCGAGCTAAGGTGGCAATATCAGTAGAATGGGTCATTGTTTATAAAAAGGCAGATATTTAGTAGCGATCCCCTTATTTTAAAACGAGCGATCACCTCTATTGAAGGTTTGCGAACTATGAATTCTCTAGAACGAATGCAGTTGTCTTTGAGTGGGCTTTCAGTCGGAGACGCACTTGGGCAAAGGTTTTTTGGGGTTGGAGAACAGCTGAACGAGCGAATACAACAGCGTCAGGTTCCCCCTAGGCTCTGGCGCTACACTGACGATACCGAGATGGCACTCTCTATTGTTGAGACGTTGTGGCGTTACGGGCGGATCGATCC
This window contains:
- a CDS encoding chromophore lyase CpcT/CpeT — encoded protein: MTHSTDIATLARLMAADFSNQAQAFENPPFFAHIRVCMRPLPLELLSGVSLIVEQAYDYMINDPYRLRVLKLIAVGDRIEIENYTVKPEEQFYGASRDLNRLQTLKAENLEKLPGCNMIVEWTGSSFKGHVEPGKACIVVRKGQNTYLDSTFEIDDTKFISLDRGRDPQTDEHIWGSVAGPFHFVRWASFADEVKV